A segment of the Lelliottia amnigena genome:
ATATGCCGCTCGACAGCTTCCGTCTTGAGCCAGATACTTCCGCGCAAAATATGCGCGCGCCAGCGGATAAAAAAGAAGGCCCGGAAAGCGCGTCCATTACTTTTAACGGCTCGAAGATTGAGATCGCCTCATCTTTGAACTCCACCGGTATGCGCTTGGTTTGGCAGGTTCCCTTTGGAACGCTTTTGCTCGACACGCTGCAAAACATTCTGCTGCCGCTACTGCTTAATATTGGTCTGCTCGCGCTGGCGTTGTTTGGGTATACCACCTTCCGCTTTCAGCCTGGCCGCCCAACTGAGCACATCTCTTCTTCAGGCTCTAACAATGAATTACGCGTGTTGCGCGCGCTAAATGAAGAGATTGTGTCGGTGCTACCGCTGGGGCTTCTGGTGCATGACCAGGAGGCCAATCGCACAATTATGAGCAACAAGATTGCCGATCACCTGTTGCCACATCTTAATCTGCAAAACATCACCACCATGGCTGACCAGCATCAGGGGGTGATTCAGGCCACCATTAATAATGAACTGTACGAAATTCGTCAGTTCCGCAGTCAGGTCGCTTCACGTACCCAGATCTTTATCATTCGCGATCAGGACAGAGAAGTGCTGGTGAACAAGAAGCTGAAACAAGCGCAGAGACTGTATGAGAAAAATCAGCAGGGCCGCGTGGCGTTTATGCAAAACATTGGCGATGCGTTCAAGCGCCCGTTGAAAGAGCTTGCCAGCCAGGCCGCGAATTTGAGCACGCCAGAGAGCCATCAGTTGGCCAACCAGGCGGATACGCTTGTGCGTATGGTCGATGAAATCCAGTTAGCCAATATGCTTGAAAGCGATACCTGGAAAGGGAGCTCTACGCTGTTTTCAGTTCAGGATCTTATTAACGAAGTGGTGCCTGAAGTCCTGCCCGTTATCAAGCGCAAAGGCCTGCAGCTTCTGATCAATAACAATCTTCCTGCCAACGATGAACGTCATGGCGATCGCGAGGCATTACGCCGCATCGTGCTGATGCTAATTCAATATTCTGTAACCACCACGCAAATCGGCAAAATCACGCTGGAAGTGGGTACGGATGAATCTGCCGAAGACCGCCTGACAATCCGTATTCTGGATACGGGGGAAGGCGTGACGATGAGCGAAATCGATAATTTACACTTCCCGTTCCTGAACGATACGCAGAGCGACAGCTACGGCAAAGCCAACGCCCTCACCTTCTGGCTGTGCGATCAGCTGGCGCGTAAGCTTGGCGGACACCTGAATATTAAGGCCCGTGAGTCGCTGGGTACCCGCTATTCGCTGCATGTCAAAATGGACGCAAATCCTCAGGAAGAGGGTGAAGAGCGCCTGCTTGATGATGTGATCGTCATGGTGGATGTGACGTCCAGCGAAATACGCAACATCGTGGTTCGCCAGCTAGAAAACTGGGGTGCGGCCTGCATAAACCCGGATGAAAGGCTCACGAGTCAAGAATATGATCTCTTTTTAACTGATAATCCGTCTAATCTTACTGCCTCGGGCTTGCTTTTAAGCGATGATGAGTCAGGCGTGCGGAAAATCGGCCCCGGTCAGCTGCGCGTCAACTTTAATATGAGCAATGCGATGCAGGAAGCTGTACTACAACTAATAGAAGAGAATCTGGCGCAAGAAGAGATACTGGAGTCCCCATTGGGTGGTGATGAAAATGCCGAACTCCAGGCCAGCGGATACTATTCCCTATTTGTAGATACAGTACCAGATGATGTTAAGCGGTTGTATACTGAGTCCGCTGCGAAGGATTTCGCCGCGCTGACACAGACAGCACACCGGCTTAAAGGGGTGTTTGCCATGCTTAATCTGGTTCCGGGCAAGCAATTATGTGAAACGCTGGAACATCTTATTCGTGAGAAGGATGCTTCTGGCACAGAAAAATACATCAGCGACATTGACGCCTACGTCAAAAGCTTGCTGTAGCAAGGTAGCCTTTACATGAACAATATGAACGTAATTATTGCCGACGACCACCCGATTGTACTGTTCGGTATTCGCAAATCACTTGAACAGATCGAGTGGGTGAATGTTGTCGGTGAATTTGAAGACTCTACAGCACTTATAAATAATCTTCCGAAACTTGATGCACACGTGCTCATTACTGACCTCTCCATGCCTGGAGATAAGTACGGCGATGGCATCACGCTGATCAAATACATCAAGCGCCACTTTCCGAGTATTTCAATTATTGTTCTTACCATGAACAATAACCCGGCGATTTTAAGCGCCGTGCTAGAACTCGACATTGAAGGGATTGTCCTGAAACAGGGCGCGCCGACGGATCTGCCTAAGGCTCTGGCTGCACTGCAGAAAGGCAAGAAATTTACCCCGGAAAGCGTTTCTCGCCTGCTTGAGAAAATTAGCGCGGGTGGTTACGGTGACAAACGTTTATCACCGAAAGAAAGTGAAGTACTGCGCCTGTTCGCTGAAGGTTTCCTGGTCACTGAAATTGCCAAGAAGCTGAACCGCAGTATCAAAACCATCAGTAGCCAGAAGAAATCGGCGATGATGAAACTGGGCGTAGAGAATGATATCGCCCTGCTGAATTATCTCTCTTCGGTTACCCTGAGCGCAGTCGATAAAGACTGATTCCGTTCTGGTAATAAAAAACCCGGCAGCGCTCGCGCTTGCCGGGTTTTTTTATGCCCTCGATTCCCTGACGCGGGCCGCGTAAATCGACAACGTCTGTTTTATGACATCAAGCGTCACCGGTTTTGACAGGCAACTGTCCATGCCTGACGCCAGACAGCGCTCTTTCTCTTCGGCCAGCGCGTTGGCGGTGACCCCGATAACCGGCAAGGTCATACCAAGCTGGCGAATGCGCTGGGTGAGACGATACCCGTCCATGTTAGGCATGTTCACGTCACTGAGCACAATATCGATGTGATTTTTGCTCAGCACGTTTAGCGCATCCACGCCGTCATTTGCGGTCAAGCATTGATATCCCAGCGATCCCAGCTGATCGGCCAGCAGGCGACGGTTGATCGGATGGTCATCCACCACCAGAATCATCATGTCGTCATTCATCGTAACAGCGGACTGCGGTGAAGGCAGCGCGGTACCGCCGTCGTGGGCATCCCCTTCCACATTGTAGATATGTGCCAACAGATGCAGAATCTCATGCGGCGTTGCCACGCTGTGCGTCCACTCTCCGGGAATACGCTCCTGCGCAATACCAATATGGCGACGACAGAACGTAATTACGGCTTTGCCCTGCCAGGACGGGTCGACCTCAACATCCGTAATCAGCGTATCGTCAGCGTCCGTTTTTTGCCCAGCTTCATAGCGTGCAACACGAATGCCTCGGTTCGAGAGCAATGATTCCAGGAAGCTGTACAGTGACGCGTTATGCACAGCGAGCCAGCACATTTTATCGCTCAACCCTTCTGCCGGACTTTTCACCGGATATTGCGCAGAATAGAGCGGAATGCGGATCGTAAACTGGCTGCCCATGCCCGGCTCGGTATCGACAGAAATATCGCCATCCATCATGCTGATCAGCTGTTCGCAAATGGCCAGCCCCAGCCCTGTGCCCTGGAAGTTACGCTGCACCCCGGTGCCAACCTGGAAGAACGGATCGAAAAGTTTCACCACTTCTTTTGCCGGAATACCGACGCCGGTATCGCGGATGCGAATGCTTAAATAATCCCCTGCGCGAGAAACATGCAAAATGATACAGCCGACATCGGTGAACTTAATCGCGTTGCTGAGCAGGTTTGAAATGACCTGTTGTAAACGCATCGGATCGCCCAGCAGCGTCAGCGGCACATCCGGCTCGATAAAGCAGTACAGCCCAAGCTGTTTGCGGACCACCAGCGGCATATAGTTAGCGCTGATATGGTTCATCACTTCACGGGGCGAAAACTCGCTCGGTTCGATTTTGAGCTGTTCAGACTCAATTTTAGAGAAGTCGAGAATGTCGCTGATGATTTTCAGCAGCAGACTTGAAGAGTTGTTCATCGCCGTGACCAGGCGCTCTACTCCCTTCGGCAACTCTTTCGTTTGCAGCAGATCGAGGTTACCAATAATCCCGTACAGCGGCGTGCGCAGCTCATGGCTCACGGTCGCGAGGAACATCGACTTGGACTGGCTGGCCTGTTCTGCTGCCTGCGCCATTTCTTGTAGCGACTCTTCCATTTTTACACGCGAAGAGACGTCCACCAGTACACAGATCGCCACGTTCTCATTGCGATAGCGCGAATGGACAAAGCTTATCTGCAGGTTGGTGTGATTGCTGGTTAATACGTCGACAAAATTGACCTGCTGTCCGCAGATAATCTGCGTCAGTCGCTGTCGGTCTTCATGCGTCAGCATGTTCAGATAGTTATGCGCCAGCTCGTTGCTCAGAATATTCGTGCCATCCTGCGTACGGAGGATACAAATCCCAACGGGTGCCGAGGCGACTATTTTGCGGTTAAATTGCTCGTGCTCTTCCAGGCGTTGAGCATCGCTCTCCGCCGGGATGAAAATTTTACGCTCATACATGCGCGCCAGCATGAACAGCGCAATCCCCACCAGCACATTCAGCAGGATGGAGTTAAGGATGAGCATCCGAATGCGTTCCAGCACCATATCAACGGGCACGGAGTAGACAATGCTCAGTGACGATGGCGGTAAACTTTTCTTGAGCACCAGCTCATGGAAACCCGACGTATAGCCAAACCACGAGCGTTCCTGCATCCAGCGAGGATCAACCTTTAAGCGGTTCTCAGGCCCGGTCAGCGAAATCAGCGTATGACCATTTTCATCGAGGATCGTCACACCCATAGGCAAACTGCCCGGTGTGAAGAAGTTCTCCATGCGAACCGTTTGTTCAGTGCCCAGCAGCGCCTGCAGGCGATTGGCGAGATAAACCGGCGTGAGGGCGTAGAAATAACCCACACCCGGACGCGGTCCTTGGCTTATCCAGAAGATATTATTGCCACGTTCGTCCTGTGGGGCATTACGATACTTAATGATGCGTTCGTGCAAACTTTTCAGCGCATCTTCGCGCTCAACCGGCACATCCCGCAGGCCGAAATCGGCTAAACAGAGATTCTCACTGCCGATCAGAAATACCCGGTTGAGATCATAGGCCGCGGAAAAATTATCGCGCCAGTAGCGCATAAACCAGGCCAACGACTCAAGCGAGCCACGCCACGCCGTGCCCATTGCCGAGCAATCGGAGTCGGGGAATAACGGTTCGAAATCCGGCACTTCTGATTTGTCATTTCGCCCGCGCGTAGCCAGAATGCCGTTTTCCGCCGTCAGACGGTTTTCAGCTATGTACTTCAGCTCTTTCATGACATCAGTCGTACGCTGAATGTAACGCTGGGCCTGATCGGAACTTAAATTAAACTCCTGACGGATCTCTGACTCCTTCTGATGCAGCGCATTAACGATGTAAAACACCGAAAAAAATGCAACCAGCAACCAAAGCAATAACGCCAGCGCGCGAAAAAGATAGCGAGAGACTTTAAGAGTGGTGCGAAAGGAGACGAGGTATTTCAAGGGGGCGAAGCTCCGCCGTCAGAGGCAAAAGAATGTGGTTAAGGTAGCGGTAAACGCGGCGTGCCGCAATGCTCAGTTGTCTGCAAAAAAGAAAGGGCCGGAATCCGGCCCTTTTTATGTCAGGAGACATTACTCTTCGGCATCATCTGCCGCATCGTCATCAGAATCTGCTTCGTCAGAATCAGCTTCATCGGTCTCGGTTTCCGGTGCGATTTCATCGTCACCTTCCGCGACGCTACCGTCGATGGAATCAAGTTCTTCGTCGTCGACTGGCTCAGCGACACGTTGCAGGCCCACCACGTTTTTCATCTTCCGCAGTTCGGATGAGGATAACGCCCTGGGTGTTACGCCCTACCACGCTGATCTCAGACACGCGCGTACGCACCAGCGTACCGGCATCAGTGATCATCATGATCTGGTCACAGTCATCAACCTGCACCGCACCCACAACAGAGCCGTTACGCTCGGTGACTTTGATGGAGATAACGCCCTGTGTGCCACGAGACTTGGTCGGATATTCGCCTTCCGCAGTCCGTTTACCGTAACCATTCTGCGTCACGGTCAGGATAGCGCCTTCACCGCGTGGAATGATCAGTGAAACAACGCTGTCTTCGCCCGCCAGTCGAATACCGCGAACGCCGGTCGCTGTACGACCCATTGCGCGTACGGCGTTCTCTTTAAAGCGCACCACTTTACCGGCGGCAGAGAACAACATAACCTCGTCAGAACCGGAGGTCAGATCCACACCGATCAGTTCATCACCTTCGTTCAGGTTGATGGCGATAATCCCGGCAGAACGTGGACGGCTGAAACCGGTCAGCGCGGTTTTCTTCACGGTACCGCTCGCGGTCGCCATAAAGACGTTCACACCTTCTTCGTACTCGCGTACCGGCAGAATCGCGGTGATACGCTCGTTCGGCTCAAGCGGAAGCAGGTTGACGATCGGACGACCACGCGCACCGCGGCTCGCTTCCGGCAGCTGATACACTTTCATCCAGTACAAACGACCACGGCTTGAGAAGCACAGGATCGTGTCATGGGTGTTCGCCACCAGCAGGCGATCGATAAAGTCTTCTTCTTTGATACGGGCTGCCGATTTGCCTTTACCACCACGACGCTGCGCTTCGTAGTCGGTGAGCGGCTGATACTTCACATAGCCCTGATGAGACAGGGTCACAACCACATCTTCGCGGTTGATCAGATCTTCAATGTTGATATCAGACGTATTCGCCGTGATTTCAGTGCGACGCGCATCACCAAACTGGTCGCGGACCAGTTCCAGCTCTTCGCGGATCACTTCCATCAGACGATCGGCGCTGCCGAGGATATGCAGAAGCTCTGCGATCTGCTCCAGCAGCTCTTTGTACTCGTCGAGCAGTTTTTCATGCTCAAGGCCAGTCAGTTTCTGCAAACGCAGATCCAGAATCGCCTGTGCCTGCTGTTCGGTCAGGTAATATTGACCGTCACGCACGCCAAATTGAGGTTCCAGCCACTCAGGACGCGCCGCGTCATCACCCGCACGTTCCAGCATGGCAGAGACGTTGCCCAATGCCCACGGCTGAGCAACCAATCCTGCTTTCGCTTCGGCAGGGGTTGGCGCACGACGAATCAACTCGATGATCGGGTCGATGTTGGCCAGTGCGACAGCCAGCGCTTCCAGAATGTGCGCACGATCGCGCGCTTTACGCAGTTCGAAAATAGTACGGCGAGTCACCACTTCACGGCGGTGACGCACGAACGCGCTCAGGATATCTTTCAGGTTCATGATCTTCGGCTGGCCATGGTGCAACGCAACCATGTTGATGCCGAAGGAAACCTGAAGCTGAGTCTGGGAGTACAGGTTGTTCAGCACAACCTCACCCACCGCGTCGCGTTTGATTTCAATCACGATGCGCATACCGTCTTTATCAGACTCGTCACGCAGCGCGCTGATGCCTTCAACGCGTTTTTCTTTTACCAGCTCCGCGATTTTCTCGATCAGGCGAGCTTTGTTCACCTGATACGGAATTTCGTGGACGATAATGGTTTCACGACCGGTTTTCGCGTCGGCTTCCACTTCCGCGCGGGCGCGAATGTAAATCTTGCCGCGACCGGTGCGGTACGCTTCTTCAATCCCACGGCGGCCATTAATGATGGCGGCAGTTGGGAAGTCCGGGCCTGGAATGTGTTCCATCAGCCCTTCGACGGTGATCTCTTCATCGTCGATGTAGGCGAGGCACCCGTTAATGACTTCAGTAATGTTGTGCGGCGGAATGTTCGTGGCCATACCGACGGCGATACCGGAAGAACCGTTAACCAACAGGTTTGGGATCTTGGTCGGCATAACATCAGGAATACGCTCGGTGCCGTCGTAGTTATCGACGAAATCAACCGTGTCTTTTTCCAGGTCAGCCATCAGCTCATGGGCGATTTTCGACATACGGATTTCCGTATAACGCATCGCCGCAGCGGAGTCACCATCGACAGAACCGAAGTTACCCTGGCCATCCACCAGCATGTAACGTAAGGAGAAAGGCTGCGCCATACGGACGATCGTGTCATACACGGCAGTATCACCATGGGGGTGATATTTACCGATGACGTCACCAACGACGCGGGCAGATTTTTTGTAGGCTTTATTCCAGTCATTGCCCAATACGTTCATGGCGTATAGTACGCGACGGTGTACCGGCTTCAGGCCATCTCGGACGTCTGGCAGCGCGCGGCCAACAATGACCGACATCGCATAATCCAGATAGGAGCTCTTAAGCTCTTCCTCGATGTTAACCGGTGTAATTTCTCTCGCAAGGTCGCTCATCTAACCGCTATCCCTCTACTGTATCCCGGATTCAAAGGTCGCAAATTATAACACAATCGCTCCCATACAGGTAAACCTGTATGGTTTATTCGCGGGGAGAGCCTGATATACTCGATCCTCTTGCGAATTAAGGAGTAAAAGCGCCCATGAATGCCGAAAAATCCCCGGTAGCTCACAACGTCGACCATGCAGAGATCGCCAAATTTGAAGCGGTGGCATCCCGCTGGTGGGATCTCGACGGTGAGTTCAAACCTCTGCACCGCATAAACCCGCTGCGTTTGGGCTATATCGCGGAGCGCTCCGGCGGTCTGTTCGGTAAAAAAGTGCTCGACGTCGGCTGCGGCGGCGGCATTCTGGCCGAAAGCATGGCGCGCGAAGGCGCAACGGTTACCGGCCTGGACATGGGGTTTGAACCACTCCAGGTTGCGCGTCTGCATGCCCTGGAATCCGGTATTCAGGTTGACTATGTTCAGGAAACCGTTGAAGAGCACGCCGCTAAACACGCGCATCAATACGATGTCGTCACCTGCATGGAAATGCTCGAACACGTGCCTGACCCGCAATCGGTGGTCAACGCCTGCGCCGCTTTGGTGAAACCCGGTGGGCACGTCTTCTTCTCGACGATTAACCGCAACGGAAAAGCGTGGCTGATGGCGGTAGTGGGCGCGGAATATGTGCTGCGCATGGTGCCGAAAGGAACCCATGACGTTAAGAAATTCATCAAA
Coding sequences within it:
- the rcsD gene encoding Hpt sensor signal transduction histidine kinase, whose product is MSQSETTAPGKFSLLPGSITRFFLLLIVVLLVTMGVMVQSAVNTWLKDRSYQIVDITHAVHKRIDTWRYATWQIYDNIAAAPGTASGEGLQETRLKQDVYYLEKTRRKTEALIFGSHDSATLEMTQRISTYLDTLWGAETVPWSMYYLNGQDNSMILISTLPLKDLSSGFKESSIGSIVDSRRAEMLQQANTLDERESFSSLRRLAWQNGHYFTLRTTFNQPGHLATVVAFDLPINDLIPPDMPLDSFRLEPDTSAQNMRAPADKKEGPESASITFNGSKIEIASSLNSTGMRLVWQVPFGTLLLDTLQNILLPLLLNIGLLALALFGYTTFRFQPGRPTEHISSSGSNNELRVLRALNEEIVSVLPLGLLVHDQEANRTIMSNKIADHLLPHLNLQNITTMADQHQGVIQATINNELYEIRQFRSQVASRTQIFIIRDQDREVLVNKKLKQAQRLYEKNQQGRVAFMQNIGDAFKRPLKELASQAANLSTPESHQLANQADTLVRMVDEIQLANMLESDTWKGSSTLFSVQDLINEVVPEVLPVIKRKGLQLLINNNLPANDERHGDREALRRIVLMLIQYSVTTTQIGKITLEVGTDESAEDRLTIRILDTGEGVTMSEIDNLHFPFLNDTQSDSYGKANALTFWLCDQLARKLGGHLNIKARESLGTRYSLHVKMDANPQEEGEERLLDDVIVMVDVTSSEIRNIVVRQLENWGAACINPDERLTSQEYDLFLTDNPSNLTASGLLLSDDESGVRKIGPGQLRVNFNMSNAMQEAVLQLIEENLAQEEILESPLGGDENAELQASGYYSLFVDTVPDDVKRLYTESAAKDFAALTQTAHRLKGVFAMLNLVPGKQLCETLEHLIREKDASGTEKYISDIDAYVKSLL
- the rcsB gene encoding capsular synthesis regulator component B; this translates as MNNMNVIIADDHPIVLFGIRKSLEQIEWVNVVGEFEDSTALINNLPKLDAHVLITDLSMPGDKYGDGITLIKYIKRHFPSISIIVLTMNNNPAILSAVLELDIEGIVLKQGAPTDLPKALAALQKGKKFTPESVSRLLEKISAGGYGDKRLSPKESEVLRLFAEGFLVTEIAKKLNRSIKTISSQKKSAMMKLGVENDIALLNYLSSVTLSAVDKD
- the rcsC gene encoding hybrid sensory kinase in two-component regulatory system with RcsB and YojN, producing MKYLVSFRTTLKVSRYLFRALALLLWLLVAFFSVFYIVNALHQKESEIRQEFNLSSDQAQRYIQRTTDVMKELKYIAENRLTAENGILATRGRNDKSEVPDFEPLFPDSDCSAMGTAWRGSLESLAWFMRYWRDNFSAAYDLNRVFLIGSENLCLADFGLRDVPVEREDALKSLHERIIKYRNAPQDERGNNIFWISQGPRPGVGYFYALTPVYLANRLQALLGTEQTVRMENFFTPGSLPMGVTILDENGHTLISLTGPENRLKVDPRWMQERSWFGYTSGFHELVLKKSLPPSSLSIVYSVPVDMVLERIRMLILNSILLNVLVGIALFMLARMYERKIFIPAESDAQRLEEHEQFNRKIVASAPVGICILRTQDGTNILSNELAHNYLNMLTHEDRQRLTQIICGQQVNFVDVLTSNHTNLQISFVHSRYRNENVAICVLVDVSSRVKMEESLQEMAQAAEQASQSKSMFLATVSHELRTPLYGIIGNLDLLQTKELPKGVERLVTAMNNSSSLLLKIISDILDFSKIESEQLKIEPSEFSPREVMNHISANYMPLVVRKQLGLYCFIEPDVPLTLLGDPMRLQQVISNLLSNAIKFTDVGCIILHVSRAGDYLSIRIRDTGVGIPAKEVVKLFDPFFQVGTGVQRNFQGTGLGLAICEQLISMMDGDISVDTEPGMGSQFTIRIPLYSAQYPVKSPAEGLSDKMCWLAVHNASLYSFLESLLSNRGIRVARYEAGQKTDADDTLITDVEVDPSWQGKAVITFCRRHIGIAQERIPGEWTHSVATPHEILHLLAHIYNVEGDAHDGGTALPSPQSAVTMNDDMMILVVDDHPINRRLLADQLGSLGYQCLTANDGVDALNVLSKNHIDIVLSDVNMPNMDGYRLTQRIRQLGMTLPVIGVTANALAEEKERCLASGMDSCLSKPVTLDVIKQTLSIYAARVRESRA
- the gyrA_1 gene encoding DNA gyrase subunit A; its protein translation is MKNVVGLQRVAEPVDDEELDSIDGSVAEGDDEIAPETETDEADSDEADSDDDAADDAEE
- the gyrA_2 gene encoding DNA gyrase subunit A yields the protein MSDLAREITPVNIEEELKSSYLDYAMSVIVGRALPDVRDGLKPVHRRVLYAMNVLGNDWNKAYKKSARVVGDVIGKYHPHGDTAVYDTIVRMAQPFSLRYMLVDGQGNFGSVDGDSAAAMRYTEIRMSKIAHELMADLEKDTVDFVDNYDGTERIPDVMPTKIPNLLVNGSSGIAVGMATNIPPHNITEVINGCLAYIDDEEITVEGLMEHIPGPDFPTAAIINGRRGIEEAYRTGRGKIYIRARAEVEADAKTGRETIIVHEIPYQVNKARLIEKIAELVKEKRVEGISALRDESDKDGMRIVIEIKRDAVGEVVLNNLYSQTQLQVSFGINMVALHHGQPKIMNLKDILSAFVRHRREVVTRRTIFELRKARDRAHILEALAVALANIDPIIELIRRAPTPAEAKAGLVAQPWALGNVSAMLERAGDDAARPEWLEPQFGVRDGQYYLTEQQAQAILDLRLQKLTGLEHEKLLDEYKELLEQIAELLHILGSADRLMEVIREELELVRDQFGDARRTEITANTSDINIEDLINREDVVVTLSHQGYVKYQPLTDYEAQRRGGKGKSAARIKEEDFIDRLLVANTHDTILCFSSRGRLYWMKVYQLPEASRGARGRPIVNLLPLEPNERITAILPVREYEEGVNVFMATASGTVKKTALTGFSRPRSAGIIAINLNEGDELIGVDLTSGSDEVMLFSAAGKVVRFKENAVRAMGRTATGVRGIRLAGEDSVVSLIIPRGEGAILTVTQNGYGKRTAEGEYPTKSRGTQGVISIKVTERNGSVVGAVQVDDCDQIMMITDAGTLVRTRVSEISVVGRNTQGVILIRTAEDEKRGGPATCR
- the ubiG gene encoding 3-demethylubiquinone-9 3-methyltransferase; this encodes MNAEKSPVAHNVDHAEIAKFEAVASRWWDLDGEFKPLHRINPLRLGYIAERSGGLFGKKVLDVGCGGGILAESMAREGATVTGLDMGFEPLQVARLHALESGIQVDYVQETVEEHAAKHAHQYDVVTCMEMLEHVPDPQSVVNACAALVKPGGHVFFSTINRNGKAWLMAVVGAEYVLRMVPKGTHDVKKFIKPAELLGWVDLTWLKEQHITGLHYNPLTDKFKLAPGVDVNYMLHTTTKND